The Anopheles coluzzii chromosome 2, AcolN3, whole genome shotgun sequence genome window below encodes:
- the LOC120948535 gene encoding trypsin-1-like, giving the protein MAFRSVWCLALSCLVLEGVVSRTMANESNSTVQYWDLTSENLTIPGRFAWNDSLMIDPNGFIGKAPLLNSGVWTWITTVFGMPIFSVFAYRAAPRNCAPCSCGTNANNSKIVGGHEAEIGRYPWMVALYYNNRFICGGSLINDRYVLTAAHCVFGSDRSRFSVKFLMHDRTVPKEDSFERKVSYIMTNWFLNVLVFITNDVALLKLSEPVPLGETIIPVCLPPEGNTYAGQEGIVTGWGKLGDGTFPMKLQEVHVPILSNEQCHNQTQYFRFQINDRMMCAGIPEGGKDSCQGDSGGPMHVFDTEANRFVIAGVVSWGFGCAQPRFPGIYARVNRFISWINFNTRDACTCK; this is encoded by the exons ATGGCGTTTCGTTCGGTGTGGTGTCTAGCCTTATCGTGTTTAGTGCTGGAAGGCGTAGTTTCTCGCACGATGGCCAACGAAAGCAATAGTACAGTGCAGTATTGGGACCTGACTAGCGAGAACCTTACTATTCCGGGACGCTTTGCTTGGAATGATAGTTTAATGATTGATCCAAATGGTTTTATAGGAAAGGCACCGTTGCTTAACAGTGGCGTATGGACATGGATCACGACTGTGTTTGGAATGCCTATTTTTAGTGTATTTGCGTACAGGGCAGCCCCTCGTAATTGTGCACCTTGCT CATGTGGGACAAAtgcaaataattcaaaaattgtCGGTGGTCACGAAGCTGAGATCGGGCGTTACCCGTGGATGGTGGCACTGTACTACAACAACCGGTTTATTTGCGGAGGATCCTTGATCAACGATCGGTACGTCCTGACGGCAGCGCACTGTGTGTTTGGTAGCGATCGGTCGCGTTTTAGCGTGAAATTTTTGATGCACGACCGCACAGTTCCCAAGGAGGATTCATTCGAGCGTAAGGTGTCCTACATAATGACGAACTGGTTCTTGAACGTGCTCGTCTTCATTACGAACGACGTAGCTCTTTTGAAACTGAGCGAACCAGTACCACTGGGCGAAACAATTATCCCAGTGTGCTTACCACCGGAAGGCAACACATACGCTGGACAGGAG GGAATCGTGACCGGCTGGGGTAAGTTGGGTGATGGTACGTTTCCCATGAAACTGCAGGAAGTACACGTGCCGATACTGTCGAACGAGCAGTGTCACAACCAGACGCAGTACTTCCGGTTCCAGATCAACGATCGTATGATGTGTGCTGGGATTCCCGAGGGTGGTAAGGACTCCTGCCAAGGTGACAGTGGAGGACCGATGCACGTGTTCGATACCGAAGCAAATCGGTTCGTGATTGCGGGCGTCGTATCGTGGGGCTTCGGCTGTGCCCAACCACGGTTTCCGGGCATATACGCCCGAGTGAACCGATTCATTTCGTGGATTAACTTCAATACTCGAGATGCGTGTACGTGCAAGTAA
- the LOC120948534 gene encoding proclotting enzyme-like, whose translation MYSYHFIAGFHLRTKGMLAVDLNRFYSNATSGFTLYLVFYTSQINGSSRELDPITTEAPLTRLIEHHMSIQQKLATQRAPNYSKPPLSRVSALTSFVQHLHNSNRTSELYKPFVAKQPTDTAAHDEQQPSNAGPVQLGLSNFLLVLSNLSNRPLSDQSAASSSGGVISQGISTVQETFSQVGSTIQNGINSVFGTNQANQASLSASWNPARPISSAVVTSQPVFCPSDCTMACGVAQKTASFRVLGGAEVTPYNKYPWIAVLQYYDQNVGTGTLINDRVVLTTGRIVSSMIIFNQIKVIFGVFEPNSTTESTSRSVFAVTRTKLHPQYSASNLLSYNIGLLQLAVPVTITDNFMPICLPSRINTFSNTEAKLVGWGAREFGGESWNKLQEATIPLYSFDECRLAYPNSTENNICGGVFGPAPKDKHKTSCDGDEGTGLMYPWPNDPSFLTLIGITIQIPGVGCGQTNEPAVFTKLYPYIPWVQRQSAGCYCKA comes from the exons ATGTATTCTTATCATTTTATCGCTGGGTTTCATCTACGGACAAAAGGTATGCTAGCTGTTGATTTAAatcgtttttattcaaatgccACTAGTGGATTTACATTGTACCTGGTTTTTTACACATCTCAGATAAATGGTTCCTCTCGCGAATTGGATCCCATTACGACCGAAGCACCACTAACGAGGCTCATCGAACATCATATGTCTATTCAGCAAAAGCTTGCTACACAGCGTGCGCCTAATTACAGCAAACCACCATTGTCGCGTGTTTCAGCACTCACTAGTTTCGTCCAACATCTGCACAACTCGAATCGCACATCAGAATTATACAAACCTTTCGTAGCTAAACAACCCACAGACACAGCAGCTCATGATGAACAACAGCCTTCGAACGCTGGACCAGTCCAGCTTGGTCTCAGTAATTTTCTGCTGGTGCTATCCAATCTCTCTAATCGACCGCTGAGTGATCAATCTGCCGCTTCCAGCTCTGGTGGTGTGATCAGTCAAGGCATATCCACTGTTCAGGAGACATTTTCTCAGGTTGGTAGTACAATTCAAAATGGGATTAATTCCGTGTTTGGCACAAATCAGGCGAATCAAGCATCTTTATCGGCCAGTTGGAATCCTGCACGTCCCATCTCAAGCGCTGTTGTGACCTCTCAGCCCGTGTTCTGTCCATCAGATTGCACCATGG CCTGTGGTGTTGCCCAGAAAACTGCCTCGTTTCGTGTTTTAGGTGGCGCTGAGGTTACACCATACAACAAATATCCGTGGATAGCTGTATTGCAGTACTACGATCAAAACGTAGGCACTGGGACGCTGATCAATGATCGCGTGGTGCTTACAACCGGTAGAATCGTTTCTTCTATGatcattttcaatcaaattaaaGTTATATTTGGAGTTTTTGAGCCTAATTCTACCACTGAAAGTACATCCAGGAGTGTGTTCGCCGTCACCAGAACGAAACTTCATCCACAGTACAGTGCATCCAATTTGCTAAGTTACAATATAGGGCTTCTCCAGTTGGCAGTGCCAGTAACCATCACCGACAACTTCATGCCCATTTGTTTGCCCAGCAGAATTAACACATTTTCCAACACAGAGGCAAAACTGGTGGGCTGGGGTGCTCGTGAGTTTGGTGGAGAATCGTGGAACAAACTACAAGAAGCGACTATTCCTCTGTACTCATTCGATGAGTGTCGCCTGGCCTACCCTAATTCAACAGAGAATAATATATGCGGTGGTGTGTTTGGCCCTGCACCGAAAGACAAGCATAAGACTTCTTGCGAT GGCGACGAAGGAACTGGACTTATGTATCCCTGGCCAAACGACCCATCATTCTTGACGCTCATCGGTATAACTATCCAAATTCCGGGCGTTGGTTGTggacaaacgaacgaacctGCAGTATTTACTAAGCTTTATCCATATATTCCTTGGGTGCAGAGACAATCTGCCGGATGCTACTGTAAAGCTTAG
- the LOC120948537 gene encoding trypsin-1-like, whose translation MRLLILCMAGLLFLSDLTTGGRIPEDRQALEIPAQGQTEKNNPFIEWLAGLIGSTSTPAPETLTPPDSCPMCKCGRTNRLTRIVGGQETQVNQYPWMAMLQYSGTFYCGGSLISDRHVLTAAHCVHGFNRNKISVVLMEHDRVSTSESMTMVSKVLRVIEHNGYNSNNYNSDIAILRLATVMTIEDKLRPVCLPTPKKPFTGYDGIVTGWGATSENGAISTNLQEVTVPIMSNADCRKTGYGASRITDNMLCAGYDEGKKDSCQGDSGGPLHVIKQNSTDNVHQIAGIVSWGEGCAKPNYPGVYTRVNRFGTWIRSNTADGCYCSED comes from the exons ATGCGGCTGTTAATCCTGTGTATGGCCGGCCTGTTATTTCTCAGTGACCTCACTACCGGTGGACGT ATCCCCGAAGACAGGCAGGCTCTAGAGATTCCCGCTCAAggacaaacagagaaaaacAATCCCTTTATTGAATGGCTGGCAGGATTGATAGGATCTACGTCTACTCCAGCGCCAGAAACCCTAACACCGCCAGATTCATGTCCGATGTGCA AATGCGGCAGAACCAACCGACTAACGCGCATCGTGGGAGGACAAGAAACGCAAGTTAATCAGTACCCATGGATGGCAATGTTGCAGTACTCGGGCACATTTTACTGTGGAGGATCACTGATCAGCGATCGCCACGTCCTGACGGCGGCTCACTGCGTGCACGGTTTCAACCGAAACAAGATCAGCGTTGTGCTGATGGAACATGATCGAGTGTCCACCAGCGAATCGATGACAATGGTTTCGAAAGTACTGCGTGTCATCGAACATAATGGCTACAACTCAAACAACTATAATAGCGATATTGCAATCCTACGGCTAGCGACCGTTATGACCATTGAAGATAAACTTCGACCAGTTTGTCTGCCAACGCCCAAGAAACCTTTCACTGGATACGAT GGCATTGTGACGGGATGGGGTGCGACATCAGAAAACGGAGCCATCTCTACAAATCTGCAGGAGGTAACGGTTCCAATCATGTCAAACGCCGACTGTCGAAAGACGGGATACGGGGCATCTCGTATCACAGACAACATGCTGTGCGCAGGGTACGACGAGGGAAAGAAAGACTCCTGCCAAGGCGATAGCGGAGGTCCATTGCACGTGATTAAGCAGAATAGCACGGACAATGTGCACCAGATCGCGGGGATTGTGTCGTGGGGCGAGGGTTGTGCCAAACCGAATTACCCCGGCGTGTATACCAGAGTGAACCGGTTCGGTACGTGGATTCGGTCGAACACGGCTGATGGTTGTTACTGCAGTGAGGATTGA